In Microcella indica, the genomic window ATCGATGACCTCGCTGACCCGCGGGTCGCTCTCCAGGTCAGCCTTGAGAGCCTCCTTGTACTGGAATCCTGCTTCGTCAGATCCGACGACGATGCGCATGGGGTGAGTCATGACTGTTCTCCTTGTTCCTCAGCGTTCGCGGTCAGCACGTGGGCGACTGCGGTCATGGCGAGCGCGAACGAGACGGCGCCGGGGTCGGGCGTGCCGAGGCTCTTCTCCGCGTGAGGCCGGGCTCGACCCAGCCGTGGGAGCATCTCCGCGGTGTCGGCGGCGGCCGCTGTGGCGCGCTCGGCCGCTCTCGACCAGGCAGCGGAGAGCCGCTGGCCCTCGCCCACCTTCGCGGTCAGTTCATCGGTGAACGGCACGATCGCGTCCACCATCGTCTTGTCACCCAGCTCGGCCTTGCCCATGCGCTGCACCGTCGCGCGGGCGTTCTGGATCGCGTCGGCGACGGCCTGAGCATCGGGATGGTGCTCGTCCCCGAGACGCTCTCCCGCGGCGCGAAGGGCAGCACCCCACAGTGCGCCCGAGGTGCCACCGGCTTTGTCAGCCCACGCATCACCGGCGCGAGCGAGCACTGTTCCCGCTCCGGCGCCGGCGGCCGAGAGTTCCTGGGCCGCAGCCGCGGCCGCGTGTACGCCGCGCTGCATGCCGATGCCGTGGTCGCCGTCGCCCGCGATGGCGTCGAGACGACCGAGCTCGTCGACGTCACGATCGATGACGGCACGGATGGAGTCGATTGCAGCCTGAGCGACGCGGCCAGCGTTCCGGGACGCATCCGATGCGACCGGGATCGCCTCTTGCTCTGCGGCGTCGGGCGCAGCCTCCGCCGCTTCGGACTCGGCCGCCGCCCCGACGGAGCCCTTGCGGTAGGCCGGCGTGTAGGCCGGCGATCGCCAAACTGTCTCGAGTTCGTCGTCGAGCCAGAGGAGCGTCACCGACAGGCCGGCCATGTCGAAACTCGTCGCGTACTCCCCGATCTCGGGCTCCACGATGGTGAGCCCGGCGCTCTCGAGCTTCTCACTGACCGCGCCGTACATCACGAACAGCTCTTCACCCTTGACGGATCCGAGCCCGTTGATGATGACGGCAACCCGAGAGCCCGGTGTCGTCGAGACGGAGTCGGGGCGCTCGGCGAGAAGCGCGTCCACGCACTGCTCTGCCATCTCTCGGGCGCTCGGCACCGGCCTGATGTCGATGCCGGGCTCACCGTGAATGCCCATGCCCACCGCCATCTGACCGGGCGGCACGGTGAAGAGCGGTTCCGTCGCACCGGGAAGAGTGCAGCCGGAGAACGCGATACCGATGGACCGCGTGCGCTCGTTGGCCCGCTCGGCGAGAGCGGCGACCTCTTCGAGGGAGGACCCCCGTTCGGCGGCCCACGCCGCAGCGCGGAAGACCGCGAGATCGCCGGCGACGCCGCGGCGCTTCTGCCACTCAGCCGGAGGGGCGCTGTAGATGTCGTCGGTGACACGCACGGTGCGGCAGGGAATGCCCTCTGCGATGAGGCGTTCTTGAGCGGCGTCGAAGTTGAGCACATCGCCCGCGTAGTTTCCGTAGCTCAGCAGCACGCCAGCGGTCGTCGCGACAGACTTAGCGACGGTGTAGACCTGCTGGGCACTGGGCGAGGCGAAGACGTTGCCCATGGCCGCGGCGTGGGCGAGCCCTGGCCCGACAAGCCCGGCGAACGCAGGATAGTGACCCGAGCCTCCCCCGATCACGAGGGCGACCTGGTCCGGGGGCGTCGCGGCGGATCGGGCTACTCCCCCGGGAACGCGACGCACGAGGCCGCGGTGCGCCGCGACGAATCCTGTCGTGGAGTCGTCGGCAAAGTCAGCCGGATCGTTCGCAACGTGGCTCATGTGAAGTCTTTCGTCGTGTCGCGGTGGAGATGAGGGGTTCACGCGGGAGCGGAGCCGCTGAGGGGCGCCGCTCCCGCGCTGACCGCGCGGGAGCGCACGGTCGCTGTGCTCCGGCTTAGCCGGAGTAGGTGAACGGTCCCGTCATGAGGTCGACGTTCTCCTGCGTGATGAGAATGCAGTCGAAGGACTGCTTCTCGGTCTCCGGCACGGTGCCGTTGCGGATGTAGTCGTCAGCCAAGGCGATCGCCTCCGCGGCGAAGACCGCGACGGGCTGAAGAACCGTGTAGGCCATCTCGCCCGCCTTGACCGACTCGACCGCGTCAGGGTTGCCATCGAAGCCTCCGATGACGACGCCGTCGAACGCGCCCGACTCCTTCAGAGCGGCGATGGCGCCCAGGGCCATCTCGTCATTGCCGGCGATGACCCCACTGATGTCGGGGTTGGCCTGCAACAGTGTCTGTGTCGCGTTGCGACCTTCGGTGCGGTCCCAGTTAGCAACCTCTTCCCCGACCTGAACCAGATCCGGGTACTGCGAGATCACGGTGTCGAAGCCGTTCGAGCGAGTCTGCGCGTTGTTGTCGGACGGTGCGCCGAAGAGCTCGATGTAGTTGCCGTTTTCCTCCATCTGGCGCACAAACTCCTGGGCACCCAGAGCAGCGCCCTGAGCGTTGTTCGAGACCAGCTGAGCCAACGCGATGCCTGTCTCGTTGATCTCAGCGTTGATCAGGAAGACCGGGATGCCCGCATCCGTGGCCTTCTGGACGGCCGCGATCGAGCCGTCCGCGTTGGCCGGGTCGAGGATGAGCGCAACCGACTGGTTGGTGATGGCCGTGTCGATCAGCGTGTTCTCGGTGTTGGTGTCACCCAGGTGAGCGCCAACAACGGCCTCGTAGCCGAGCTCCTCTGCTGCGGCCGCGGCAACATCGCCCTCGGTCTTCCAGTAGGGGTTGGCCGGGTCGTTGACGATGATGGTGATGAGGCCGCCGGCCTCACCGCCCCCCGCCGACTCCGCGGGTGTGTCGGTGTCTCCTCCGGCGCAGGCGGTGAGACCCAGGGCCAGTGCTGCAGCGGCTGCCAGCGCAGTGAGCGCCTTCTTGCGAACCATGGTGGTTTCCTTTCATCGGGATGTGATGTGCATCGACTGGGGCGATGCGGGGGGCGGGTCAGGTGGTGGTGCCGGTGGTGACTGGCGTCTTCTGACCCGACGTTTCGGGGGAGTGGGGCTCGGTCGGCCCGTCGCCTGGCGTCGACGATGGTGGCGGAGTGCTCGAGGCGGCGGGACGGGGCCGACGGCCGTACTGGAGCGTGTTGAGCATCACGGCGATGACGATCACCGCGCCCATGAAGACCATCTGCCAGTAGGCGGAGACGCCGACGATCACGAGCCCATCGGAGAGGAAGCCGATGACGAACGCCCCGAGCAGGGTTCCGCGCACCGTTCCGCGTCCACCCGTGAGGGCCGCACCGCCGATGACGACGACCGCGATGGCGGTGAGCTCGTAGGTGTTGCCCGCCGTCGGGCTTGCGCTCGTGAGGGTCGAGGAGAGGATGAGCCCGGCGACCGAGGCGCAGATGCCGGAGATGACATACACCCACACGGTGACGGCCTTGACCGGCACTCCGGAGAGTTCGGCTGCGCGCTCGTTGCCTCCGGAGGCGTACAGCCAGCGCCCGAAGGTGGAACGGCTGAGCACGAATCCGAGAATCAGGGCGATGATGCCCATGATGATGACGCCGATCGGAATGCCGAGCAGTCGGTTGAACCCGAGCCAGTCGAACCCGGTGTTCCCCAGCTCAGGGTTGCCCGAAAGGTTGTTGACCGTGAGTCCGTTGGTCATCAGGAGCGCGATGCCGCGGACGACGTAGAGCATGCCGAGGGTCGCGACGAAGGGCGCGACCTTGAATTTGGCCACCAGGATTCCGTTGACCAACCCCACCAGGGCTCCCATGGCACAGGAGATGATGACAACGACGGGGATGCTCGGGTAGAGCACCACTCCGAAGATGGTGAGCGACAACCCGTCTTGAATGAGGAAGCCTCCGATGATCGCCGAGAAGCTCAAGGTGGATCCCACCGAGAGGTCGATGCCTCCGTTGAGGATCACCATGAGCATCCCCAGCCCCAGAATCGCAAAGATCGCCACGTGCGAGGCCATGATGAGGAGGTTGCTGACGGTGAGGTAGTTGGGCGACAGCATCGAGAACACGGCGATGATGAGAATCAGCGCGAGAAACGCCCGGCCCTCGATGAGGATCTTGCCGATCGATCGTGTCTTCCGCTGCGTGATGATCGCGGTGGTTGTGGTGGTTGTCGTCGTCATTGTCCGATCCATTCCTTGGGCCCGGTTAGGCGGCCACGGCCTCGCCAGAGGCGGCCATGATCATTTCTTTGGTCGCATCCGGTCCGAATTCGGCTGAGATGCGGCCGCGGTTCAGCACGATGATGCGGTGGGCGATGCTGAGGCACTCGCCCACCTCGGAGGTCGAGTAGACAACCGTGAGTCCTTCGGCAGCACGCGCGGCGAGGAGGCGAAACACCTCACCTTTCGCGCCGACATCGATACCGCGACTCGGCTCGTCGAGCAGCATGACTCGGGGACGCGTTCCCAGCACCTTGCCGATCACGACCTTTTGCTGGTTACCTCCTGACAGCGCCCCAATCTCGATATCGGGGCCATCCGTCTTGACCGTCACGTCGGCGATGAGCTGGTCGGCGTGGGTCCGCTCTGCTCGACGGGAGAGCACTCCGTTGACGAGACAGTCCCGCAGGCTGGAGAGGGTGAGGTTCTTGCCGACCGACATGGTCTGCACGAGTCCGTCGCGCTGGCGATCCTCGGGCACCAGGCCGATGCCCATCTCGATGCGCTCTGCGAGGGTCTGGCGATCCAACTTCTGACCTTCGAGCAGCACGGTGCCGCTGGACACGGCGCCGCGGCCCGCGATGGCCTCCAGCAATTCGGTCCGGCCCGAACCCATGAGCCCATAGAGGCAGACGATCTCGCCTGCCTTCACGTCGAGGCTGAGCCCGTTGACGATCGCGCGCTCCGGGTTCTCGGGGTCGAGCACGGTGAGGTTGCGGATGCTCAGGGCCGGGTCGCCGAAGTCGTACCCCGTCGGCGGCGCACCGAGGTCATAGTTGTCGCCGACCATGTTGCGCACGATCCACTCGAGGTCGATGTCGGCGCGCTCACCCCGGGCCGTCATGGAGCCGTCCCGCAACACGACCGCGTGGTCGGTGACTTCGAGCGCCTCTTCGAGGTGGTGGGAGATGTAGACGATCGCCACGCCGCGTGAGGTCAGGTCGTTGATGATGCCGAACAGCACCTGCACTTCCGATGCCGCGAGGGCCGACGTCGGCTCATCCATGATGAGAATGCGCGAGTTGACCGACAGCGCGCGAGCAATCTCGATGATCTGCTGCTGCCCCACGCGAAGGTCGGCCACCATGGTGTCCGGCTCGATCGGCAACTGCATCTCCTGCAGCAGTTCCCGCGTCTGACGATCCTCTTCCGCGTAGTCGACACCCGTCCGGCCCGGAATCTCACGGCCGAGGAAGATGTTGTCGCGCACGGAGAGGTTCGGGGCCAGGCTCAGCTCCTGGTGAATGATCGAGATTCCTCGCTCGCGAGCATCCGTCGTGGAGTGAAAGGTGACCGGCTTGCCGTCGAGGAGGATTTGGCCGGAGGTCGGCTGCTCGACTCCCGAGAGGATCTTCATGAGCGTCGACTTGCCGGCTCCGTTCTCCCCAAACAGCGTGGTGACCGTTCCGGAACGGATGTCGAAGTTGACCCCTCGCAGAGCGCGAACGCCGCCATAGTTCTTGACGATGTCGCGCGCCTCGAGCATCACATCGTCGAATGAGGCGTTCACAGCACCGTCACCTCCACCGGCGTGACCAGCCAGGCGGCGGGATTCACGAGCGTGAAGGCGCCGACCACGGTGACGGTCTGGCCCGACAGGTTGTCGGTGTCGACCGACTCGAGCACCCGAGTCTTGAGCTCATCGTTGAGAGCGGCGGCGGCATTCTGGAAGGCGATCTGGTTGGTGAACTCGCCGAACTCGTACGCGCCAGTGGCGTCACGCAGCTCTGTTCCGTTGATCGCCGGCCCGGTCTGCAGGCGCACCAGCAGGTCATCGGGCAACCCGTCGACCTGGATCTCGTAGATGCCTGACTGGCCGTCGCCGACGACTCCGGTGAAGCTCACGCTGAACACGGGGCCGCCGGAGCTGGGAACCGCGTACTGGTCAGCGGCAGCCTCAGGGTCATCAGCAATGGCGGCGGCCACCACTGTGGCATCTGCGGAGCGGTCGATGATTCCTTCTTGCACGATCTCGAACTGCTCCGCGCCGAAGTCTGCGGCGTTGAACTCGACGATCCCTTGCGCGAGCGGATCGTCGAGTGGCACGACCCTCGTTCCGAGGGCCATTCCGACCAGCACCGCCGCGATCACTCCGGCAGTGATGCCGCGCTTGGCAGTGCGGGAGAGACGGGTGCGCGTCCGCGGCGCGGTCGCCGACGTCGTGGGGGCGCTCATGCGATCAGCACCCGTGACTGGTCGTCGTTGGGGCGGATCTGCAGCTTGCGCCCTTCGCCTCGACGGAACTGGTCGAGGGCCTGCTCGTAGTCGTCGAGGACGAAGCTGTGGCTGATCATGGCCGTGGCGTTGACCGCGCCGGCTTCGAACATCTCCACCGCGCGACCAAAGGAGTTGAGCACGGCCATCGTTCCGACGATCGAGATCTCGTCGCGGTAGACGCGGAAGGGCGAGAACTCTGCCTTCTTGTCGGCGGGCGCGACTCCGAAGTCTTGGAAGAATCCGGCGGGCTTCACGCGCGTCAGGCCATCCTCGATCGCCCGGATGTTGCCGGTGCAGTCGATCACGACATCCCACTTCTCGCGGTCTGCATCGTCGGCGCTCGTGTAGCGCAGCTCAATGCCACACTCGGCGGCGGTGTTCAAGCGGTCTTCGTTGAGGTCGACGATCGTGACCGATGCCGCTCCGGCGCGGGTCGCGAGCTGGGCCATGAGCAGCCCCATCGTGCCGGAGCCGTAGACGAGCACGTGGTCGCCCATGCGACGGGGAAGCACGTCCCAGCCACGAATGGCGCAAGCGAGCGGCTCGATGAGGGCGGCCTCGAAGAGGTCGGTCACGGGCTTGAGCTTGTAGACGTTGCTCGCGGGCGCCGTGAAGAATTGCTGCGCCGCACCGTCGGAGGCGACCACTCCGAGCCCGTTCCAGAAGCGGCAGAGGTTCTGGTGGCCGTTGAGGCAGAACTCGCACTCGCCGCAGGTGGTGCTCGGGTTGACGACGACGTGGTCGCCGACCGCGAAGTCGAAGACACCGTCATTGACGCCCTCTCCGAGCTCGACGATGGTGCCGGATGCCTCGTGGCCGGGTACGAGGGGAAAGACAGTTCCCTCGAACTCGCCATCCAGCACGTGAGTATCCGTGCCACAGAGTCCGACCGCGGCGGTCTCGATGAGGATTTCCTTGTGGCCGGGCTTCGGCTGAGGGCGCTCCTCGAGGGCCAATTCGCCTTCCGACGTGAATACAACTGCGCGCATCTTTGCTCCCGTTGTTTGTGCGTTCATCGTTGAGACCGCGTGTGTTCCTCAAGCCGGTTCGCCGTCTCGCTCAGCGCGACCTCGCGCTGGACGAGTTGCGTCACCGTCTTGGCGGTCCGTGACCATGTTAGGTACGACGCCGCGCCATGTTATTTATCAACCTGGCGATGTTAGATTCACCATAGATTGCGATACGGTACCTGTCAACAGTGGTTTTCCGTCAACGGTGAGGAGACAGGTCATGACCGAAGTGCGATGGGACGACATCGACCAGCGGGCAGTCGACACGGCGCGAGTTCTCGCGGCTGACGCGGTCGAGAAGGTGGGCAACGGGCATCCGGGAACGGCCATGAGTCTCGCGCCACTCGCGTACCTGCTGTACCAGCGCGTGCTGCGCCACGACCCCGCCGACCCGACCTGGGCCGGTCGCGACCGCTTCATCCTGTCGGTCGGCCATTCGTCTCTCACGCAGTACGTGCAGCTGTACCTCGGCGGCTTCGGTCTCGAACTCGACGACCTGAAGGCGCTGCGCACGTGGGGCTCCCTCACCCCCGGCCACCCCGAATACGGTCACACGCCGGGCGTGGAAATCACGACGGGGCCGCTCGGCCAGGGTCTCGCCTCCGCCGTCGGTTTCGCCTACGCGACACGCTATGAGCGCGGCCTCTTCGACCCCGACGCCCCCGCCGGCGAGTCGCCCTTCGATCACACGATCTACGTCGTCGCCGGTGATGGCGACATCCAGGAGGGCGTGACGTCAGAGGCTGGCAGTCTCGCCGGTCACCAAGAGCTGGGCAACCTGATCGCCATCTACGACTCCAACCAGATCTCGATCGAAGACGACACCACCATCGCCTTCACCGAAGATGTCGCCGCCCGCTATGCGTCCTACGGCTGGCACGTGCAGACCGTCGACTGGAAAAAAACCGGCGCCTACCAGGAAGACATCCACGAGCTGTACGCGGCGATCGAGGCGGCGAAAGCCGAGACCTCCCGGCCCTCCCTGATCATCCTGAAGACCATCATCGGGTGGCCCTCCCCCGGCAAGCAGAACACGGGTGCCGTGCACGGCTCGGCCCTCGGAGCGAACGAGCTCGCGGCGACGAAGCGTGCCCTCGGGTTCGACCCCGAGCAGTTCTTCACCATCGATGACGACGTCATCGCTCACACGCGAGCCCTCGCCGATCGTGGGGCTGCCGCCCATGCCGAGTGGCAGCAGCGGTTCGAGACCTGGGCGGCGGCGAACCCGGAACGCAAGCAGCTCTGGGATCGCCTGCAGACCGGCGAGCTGCCCGACGGCCTGGACGCGGCGCTGCCGCACGGGGAACCCGGCACGGCGATGTCGACCCGGGCCGCGTCGGGCGCCGTCATCAATGCGCTCGCCGCTCACCTGCCCGAGCTCTGGGGTGGGTCTGCCGACCTGGCCGAATCGAACCTGACGACCATCAAGAGTGCGGCATCGTTTGCGCCCGCCGAGCGATCGACGCACGAATGGACGGCCGAGCCGTATGGGCGAGTGCTGCACTTCGGCATCCGCGAGCACGCGATGGGCGCCATCATCAACGGCATCCTCCTGCACGGGCCCACCCGCGCCTTCGGGGGCACCTTCCTCATCTTCAGCGACTACATGCGGCCCGCCGTCCGCCTCGCCGCACTCATGAACATCCCGAGCATTTTCGTCTGGACTCACGACTCAGTCGCCCTGGGAGAGGACGGCCCCACGCATCAGCCGATCGAACAACTCGCCACGCTGCGCGCCATCCCCAACATGACGGTGGCCCGCCCCTGCGACGCCGCGGAGACGGCGGCCGTGTGGCTGGAGGTGCTGCGTCGCCGAGGCGGACCCACCGGCATCGCCCTGACCCGACAGAACGTTCCCGTGCTCGACCGAGGCGAGGGCGAGGCCTCCGGCGCCGTTCTCGCCTCAGCAACGCTGGCGGCCCGTGGCGCCTATGTTCTCGCCGAGGCCCCTGACGGTGCGCCCGAGGTCATCCTCATCGCCACCGGGTCTGAGGTGCAACTCGCGCTCGCAGCGCGAGACACGCTGGCGCAAGACGGCATTCAAGCTCGCGTCGTGTCGGCGCCATCACTCGAGTGGTTCGCCGAGCAGGATGACGACTACCGCGAGTCGGTGCTGCCCTCGGCAGTGCGGGCCCGCGTCTCGGTCGAAGCCGGTGTCGCGCTGAGTTGGCGCGACGTCGTCGGCGACGCGGGCCGCAGCGTCTCCATCGAGCACTTCGGCGCGTCGGCCTCCGGCCCCGAGCTGTTCGAGCGCTACGGCATGACCGCAGACGCGGTCGTGGCGGCGGCAAAGGATTCGCTCACGCAGGTCTAGCCTTCCGCGACCCGGGCGCGGTCGCCCGCGCTCAGATCAGCCAGCGCTGTTTCTGCACGAGCGGGATGCTCCTCCACGCCTTGCCGATGCCCCAGGTGTCTCCGGCGAACGTCGTCGCGATCACGATCAGGGCGAGCGCGTAGATGATGTGGTAGTCGACGAGGGGGTTGTTCGAGGCGGTCAGCGGCGTGAAGGGCCACTCGGCGAGGTGCATGAAGACCATGAGGATGGTGCCGGCCACAGCGCTCACGCGAAGGCCGATACCCAGCATGACGGCGACGCCGATGCCGAGCATCCCGAGCATGAACAGCACGTCGGTGACCGGGTTGGCGAGGGTGAGGAAGAAGTCCTTGAGCGGTCCGGTGACCGTGTCGCTCCTGAGGAAGCCCTGGGCCGGCGTGCCGCCGTTGATCCAGGCCCGCTCGAGCGGCGTCGCGTAGCCGAGCCCGAACGTCTTGTCGAGAAACGCCCACAGGAAAATGAACCCGGTTGCCAGGCGCAGGACGGCGAGGGAGCGTCGGCCAAGGCCTGCTGTGGGCATCCCGGGCGCGTCGGTCTGGTCGGGGGCGTTCGGATCGATGGTGGTGGCGGTCATCTTCGTCTCCTCGAGGTGAACTCGTCCCACGACGATCGCGGGCCTGAGCGGTGATGACCCCAGAGTGGCCCGCTCGGCGGCCCCCGGGCAGTGCCAAAGGTCCCGACAATTCCCGCTGAGATTGAGCGGTACAGCACCGCCCCGCGATCCGGGAGGCTCTCCGCGCGTCAGCGGGGCAGGTTCGCCTCGATGAGCTCGACGATGGGGCGAGCGTCCGGCAGCACGGTGGGCCGGAAGCGATGCACCTCGCCGCTCGGCAGCACGAGGAACTTCTCGAAGTTCCACATGATCGGCCCGGCCTTGCCGCCGCCATCGGGCGTCTCGACCAGCTGCGTGTAGAGCGGGTGCCGCTTCGAGCCGTTGACCTTCGCCTTCTCGGTCATGGGGAAGGTGACGCCCCACGTGGTTCTGCAGTACTCGGCGATCTTCTCCTCGCTCGACAGCTCCTGCAGAAACTGGTTCGAAGGCACGCCGAGCACCGTGAACCCGCGGTCGGCGTAGCGCTTCTGCAGCTCCTCGAGCTGCTCGTACTGCGGCGCGAGCCCGCAGCGTGAGGCCACGTTGACGACGAGCACGACGTGGTCGGCGAACTCGGCGAAGGTCGTCTCGCGGCCGTCGAGCATCGTGAGCGGAGCATCCGTGAGGGAGGTCATGCCCCGACGATAGGAGCGTTTGCTGAGCGCACACGGTGCACCCGCTCTGTGGCTACGGAGTGTGCGCCGGCATCTCGTCGAGCGTTCCCCCGGCCGCTGCCGCCGCCTCGAACAGCGGCAGGTGAGATTCGAGGGATGCCCGGCGCAGGTTGCCCAGCACCGTCACGAGTCGCGCATCATCGGCCTGGGCGAGCAGCTCGTCGTAGAGTGCGACGTTGCTGATCTCGCCCTCCGCCCACGCTTCGGCCGCCGCCTGCAGGTCGGTCGGTGCGACGACCTGCCCGATGTAGGGGTTCTCGGGAACCTCGATGCCGGCACGGTCGAGCTGGCGGGTCAGCGCGTCGATGTGCCGCAGCTCGCCCTCGAGGATCGTCGCGTACGGCTCGACCTCGCCGAACCGGTCGAGCACGGCGAGGTACGACGCTGCGGCGGCGTACTCCCCGACGGGCGACATCAGGGCGTCCCACGCGAGGGCAGCATCACTGTCGGGGTCGACGTCGGCGGGCAGGGCCGTCGCGGCGGGCGCCGTCGGCGCAGCGATGCCCGGGTCGGCTTCGGGGGCACTCGTGCTCGAGTCCGCGGGCGTGAGCGTCGCATCGCGGGCAGGCACGGCCTCGGGAGCGGGTGCGCAGCCGGCGAGGGTGAGGGCGACCACCAGGCCGAGCCCGACGGCACCCGTCCCGATGGCGAAGCGGACAGGGTGTGCAGTGCCTTCGAGCCTCATGGTGAGCTCCTTCCCGGAGAGCTCCCATAATACCCCCGGGGGTATGAACGCGCTGAGAGCCGCCCCTGACGACCCTGCGCGCGCCGAGTCGTGTGCGAGCGTCAGTCTTGCGTCTGGTGCTCGGCGCGCTGGCGGATGCGGCGCCCTTCCTCGATGGCCTCACGTTCTGCCTCGGCACGCTTCTCGATCATGGTGTCGTCGCGCGGGGGCAGCTGGATGACCTCCTCGGCCGGCAGGCCCGCCTGGAGCTCGCGCGCCCGCTCGAGCTCCGCGTCGACTTCGGCGCCGAACAGCAGCGCCATGTTGGCGAGCCACAGCCAGAGCAAGAACACGACGACGCCTCCCAGAGCGCCGTAGGTCGCCGAGTAGTTCGCGACGTTCGACACGTAGAAGCCGAAGCCGAGCGACACGATGACGAGCGCCACGATCGCGATCGCCGCCCCAGGGCTCAACCAGCGGAATCTCGGCTGCCGCGCGTTGGGGGTCGCGTAGTAGAGCACCGCGACCATGAGCACGAGCAGCACGGCGAGCACGGGCCAGCGCGCGATGCTCCACGCCGTCTGCGCGGTCGCGCCGATGCCCAGCGCATCACCGATCGCCTGCGCGAGCGGCCCGGAGACGAGGAGGCCGACGACCATGACGACGATGATCGAGAGGCCGAGGAGCGTGATGAGCAGCTGCAGGGGCTTGAGCTTCCAGATCGGTCGCCCCTCCTCGATGCCGTAGATGCGGTTCATGGCCCGGCTGAACGCGGAGACGTACCCGGAGGCCGACCAGAGCGCGAGCAGCAGGCCGACCGCGAGGGCGAGGCCTGCGCCAGGCGAGGTGGCGAACTGCTCGATGGGCCCGCGCAGCACCTCGATGATCTGCTCAGGCGCCACAGCCCCTGCGATGTCGAGCACGGCGTCGGCCGACCGCGTGCCCTGCCCGACGAGCCCGAGAATCGAGAACACCGCGATGAGCGCGGGGAACAGCGCGAGCACCGAGAAGAAGGTCAGCGAGGCGGCGATGTCGAAGCTCTGGTGGGCGATGAACTCGCGCCCGGCGCGCTTCGCGACATACGTCGCGGTGCGCGGCCGCAGATCGGTCGGCGAGGAGGGCTTGCGCTTGTCATCGGGCTCGGGTGCGTCGTCGCGGCTGTCGGGATGCTCGTGCATGAGTCTCGGCTCCGATTCCTGTCGGGGTCGTGTCGGTGTTCATCGGAGCACGCCCACTGCGCGCGCACAGTCTTGCCGTGGCTGGCGCGCCCCACACCATCCAGTCAGACATGCGCGCACCCATAACGCCAGGGTCTGGCGAGAGCACTCAGGGCGCGCTAGGGTGCGCGGCGCCACTCGCTCGGGGCGAGAACGCAGAAAACCCCGAACCTGCGAGGTTCGAGGGTCTCCACTGCCCTGCGGGCAAGAGCGGTGACGGTGGGATTTGAACCCCATGCCTGCCCGCCCGGATGCTGTTGTGCTGGTCAAATCCCCCGGATTTCCGGGGTTTTGGGGCTCTTCGCAATCAAGCGGGTAGGTGGGGTCTGAATCCGCCGCTTTCGAGCAGGCTGCGGGCGATGTAGTTGCTGAGGTTGCGGAAGCCGAGCGCACTGCCGCGGAGGTGTTCGAGTCGGCCGTTGATCGCCTCGGTTGGACCGTTCGAGGTGCCGGGCAGGTCGAAATAGGCCAGCACGTCGCCGGCGCGGCGATGCAGGGTGCGGCCGAGCTTGCCCAGCTCGACGAGGACTTCGGGAACGCCGTGACGCAGCGAGTCGATCACCGCTTGCAGGGCTCGGCGCCCGGCGGCTCGGTCGGGGTGCCGGTAGGCGGCGACGATGCTCTGGTAGACGGCCCAGGTGGTCTCGACCTCGACATGCTCGTCGATGGCGAACACCGCCTCGATGCGGGCGCGCTGTCGGTCGGTGAGGAACGCTTCCCCGGTGTGCAGGGCGCGGCGAACACCATAGAGCGGATCGCCGGCGTGGCCGCGGTGGCCGAGGGTGTGCTGTTGGACGCGTTGCCGGGTGCGGTCGAGGGCGTCGCCGGCGAGCTGGACGACGTGGAACGGGTCCATCACCTCGATCGCGTCGGGGAGGGCTTCGGCGGCGGCGGTCTTGAAGCCGGTGAACCCATCCATCGCGACCACCTCGATCCCGGCCCGGAACGCCGGGGACTGCTGCTCGAGCCAGGTCT contains:
- a CDS encoding dihydroxyacetone kinase family protein gives rise to the protein MSHVANDPADFADDSTTGFVAAHRGLVRRVPGGVARSAATPPDQVALVIGGGSGHYPAFAGLVGPGLAHAAAMGNVFASPSAQQVYTVAKSVATTAGVLLSYGNYAGDVLNFDAAQERLIAEGIPCRTVRVTDDIYSAPPAEWQKRRGVAGDLAVFRAAAWAAERGSSLEEVAALAERANERTRSIGIAFSGCTLPGATEPLFTVPPGQMAVGMGIHGEPGIDIRPVPSAREMAEQCVDALLAERPDSVSTTPGSRVAVIINGLGSVKGEELFVMYGAVSEKLESAGLTIVEPEIGEYATSFDMAGLSVTLLWLDDELETVWRSPAYTPAYRKGSVGAAAESEAAEAAPDAAEQEAIPVASDASRNAGRVAQAAIDSIRAVIDRDVDELGRLDAIAGDGDHGIGMQRGVHAAAAAAQELSAAGAGAGTVLARAGDAWADKAGGTSGALWGAALRAAGERLGDEHHPDAQAVADAIQNARATVQRMGKAELGDKTMVDAIVPFTDELTAKVGEGQRLSAAWSRAAERATAAAADTAEMLPRLGRARPHAEKSLGTPDPGAVSFALAMTAVAHVLTANAEEQGEQS
- a CDS encoding D-ribose ABC transporter substrate-binding protein, producing MVRKKALTALAAAAALALGLTACAGGDTDTPAESAGGGEAGGLITIIVNDPANPYWKTEGDVAAAAAEELGYEAVVGAHLGDTNTENTLIDTAITNQSVALILDPANADGSIAAVQKATDAGIPVFLINAEINETGIALAQLVSNNAQGAALGAQEFVRQMEENGNYIELFGAPSDNNAQTRSNGFDTVISQYPDLVQVGEEVANWDRTEGRNATQTLLQANPDISGVIAGNDEMALGAIAALKESGAFDGVVIGGFDGNPDAVESVKAGEMAYTVLQPVAVFAAEAIALADDYIRNGTVPETEKQSFDCILITQENVDLMTGPFTYSG
- a CDS encoding ABC transporter permease, whose protein sequence is MTTTTTTTTAIITQRKTRSIGKILIEGRAFLALILIIAVFSMLSPNYLTVSNLLIMASHVAIFAILGLGMLMVILNGGIDLSVGSTLSFSAIIGGFLIQDGLSLTIFGVVLYPSIPVVVIISCAMGALVGLVNGILVAKFKVAPFVATLGMLYVVRGIALLMTNGLTVNNLSGNPELGNTGFDWLGFNRLLGIPIGVIIMGIIALILGFVLSRSTFGRWLYASGGNERAAELSGVPVKAVTVWVYVISGICASVAGLILSSTLTSASPTAGNTYELTAIAVVVIGGAALTGGRGTVRGTLLGAFVIGFLSDGLVIVGVSAYWQMVFMGAVIVIAVMLNTLQYGRRPRPAASSTPPPSSTPGDGPTEPHSPETSGQKTPVTTGTTT
- a CDS encoding sugar ABC transporter ATP-binding protein translates to MNASFDDVMLEARDIVKNYGGVRALRGVNFDIRSGTVTTLFGENGAGKSTLMKILSGVEQPTSGQILLDGKPVTFHSTTDARERGISIIHQELSLAPNLSVRDNIFLGREIPGRTGVDYAEEDRQTRELLQEMQLPIEPDTMVADLRVGQQQIIEIARALSVNSRILIMDEPTSALAASEVQVLFGIINDLTSRGVAIVYISHHLEEALEVTDHAVVLRDGSMTARGERADIDLEWIVRNMVGDNYDLGAPPTGYDFGDPALSIRNLTVLDPENPERAIVNGLSLDVKAGEIVCLYGLMGSGRTELLEAIAGRGAVSSGTVLLEGQKLDRQTLAERIEMGIGLVPEDRQRDGLVQTMSVGKNLTLSSLRDCLVNGVLSRRAERTHADQLIADVTVKTDGPDIEIGALSGGNQQKVVIGKVLGTRPRVMLLDEPSRGIDVGAKGEVFRLLAARAAEGLTVVYSTSEVGECLSIAHRIIVLNRGRISAEFGPDATKEMIMAASGEAVAA